Genomic segment of Panicum virgatum strain AP13 chromosome 9N, P.virgatum_v5, whole genome shotgun sequence:
ACTTACGCATCGCCGGACCATACCACGACAAGCAATGGCGCCGAGCTGGCACGCAAGTAACAGCACTTAGAAGAAGGCAAACAAAGCACTCACTAACCTAAAAGATGCTACTCAAACGAAACACTAGCCTAAAAGATGCTACTGCTAGATCAAGGCAAAAAAAAGCAACTGAAAAGCACATCTGAGAGGGCAGCCATTGGATCCACAAAACAATGCAAGGATTCCACTCTCACCAGCAAAAAGGCTGTTATTCCCCAGAATGTCAATGGATTTTGCTGCCAGCACGCCCTTTTTAATTCTCCTCAAGAACTTGCAGCTTGTAACCTTGCTGCAAGTTGGATTAACAAAGTGATCAAAGGCAGAAGAGGACAGGAGGGTTAGTAAAGAAATGCACTGAAAGGTGGTGCATTGGTTGGACTGCTGTAGGCTTTCAAAGGAGGCACATGACCTCTAATCATACTCGCTTGGAAGTGATAGACGGTAATTATCCCCTAGGAGCCTGCAATGAGCACTAAGGCTGCACAGCTCAACACTTGAGGCCTTCAGCTTTACAGACATCTATCTTTTGTCACCTAGCAGAGAACATAACATGTGgccaaaaataattttaaatgcaGCAGTTGTATTCATAAAAGTTATTACTGTGAATGTATCAATGGTGGTGAGGAATATTTGAGCACCATACATAACAGTTATGAGGGCAATATACACACGAGAACAGATTTGGGTAGTGCAGATCAGCCTCAGTGGACGGTCTTCACCATATTGGAAATAAAAGCAACAGGTGGACACCACAAGCAGGGAAAATAAAGCAGCTTCAATGGCACCCAGCATCAGTAAGCTCTGAAAATGCCTCCCCAACCAACTTGTTCAGGACATCCCCACATATCTCCTTGCTGATTTCATCCACCTCCAACCTCAGCATTTCAGACCACCCTTTCCCATGAATCTCCTTACCGACAACCCAATCCGCTGCAAGGCCTGCATGGTCTCCCAAACCGGCAATATCGTTCTCATCATCGAGGAGCCAACTTTTTATTAACCTCCATGCTTCATCGGTTACTAGCACATCACATGTAGCAACTCTCGGTGCATTGGAATACCGTGCAGTGCAAGGGTATGCACCCCAAAGTTTACTTTGACCAATGTCTAGTAGGGCAGCATTGACAGAATCAATGAGGAGCCTCTGGTTTGACCGTCTCTCTCTGCACTTGGCATCTTCCACTTTGCGTTCCAACAGTTGGTCAAACACAACTGGGTCCAAAGGGCAGTCAAGTGAATGCCACCTAACAAAGATATCTTTGGCCTTCTCATTACAGAACCCAGCAGACGTTAGAATCTTCTCGACAAACTCATATTGTTCTCGATCATGGCTATCATCTTGAGCACAACACAATGGAGCTTCTTGAGAAGCATCATCCCATGATAAGGTCCTTGCAATCGATCCAATTGGAAGCGACCTGGATAGAGGTTCTGCAAGCAAGATAATTGCACTTATTGACCTAGCCAACTATAATTAAGCACACATTATTGGTACTACAGTCCTAACTTCATGCCCAAAATAAAACAACTCACGGTCACACCAATAGAGTTAATCATGGCGTTCAACAGTTAGAATGCTAGAAGAACTAACGTGATGTTTTACCTTGTTTAACAGTAATTTCGCTCTCTGATGAAACGGGGGATTTCTCATTGACATCCTCAAACTGTGCATCAAGAACTGATGTAGGGCTAGGCTGATCGAAGTGAGAATTGTGAATCTCAAATGACAGTGCCTTTTCAAGGGAAACTAGAGACTGCAAAGGCAAACACAAGCATCCAAGTCAACAAATATTAATTACATTCCAGATTGAAGAAAGCTAAACTTAGAGTGGGTAAGGAAATGTACCTTAGAAGTAGAGGGTGCTTCAAGTTCATCAACTGGAACTACAGTTAGTTCATTCTCGAACCGCTCTTCCAAATAGCCCAAAGCAACCCCATCTTGTAAGGTAGTACAAACATGTTCTGGAACATCTGATTTATCAATTTCAGCAGTACTGGCTGACAAAACTTGATTATTCGGGGTTCCCACGGGAGTTGGGCTAACCTTCACTTTTTCTGCTTTCTTACGTTTTGAGAAGAAACTCGATATCTTTCCCTTCAGAGATGACTTCCCATTCTTAGGTTTGACCTCCTTCGTCACTGTAGATTCTTTATGTTGAGCATCTGAACATCTACCATCTAACCTTAGGCTGTCAAAAGCTAATGAAGAGACTGGAACAGATCTTGACCTTGAGATCTTCCTTAGGGAGCTTTCTCCCtcaccatcatcaacaacaCAATTAGATGATACACCAACTGTTGGCTCATTGCTGCATAACTGTCTGGTAACATCCGGAGATGCTTGATCAgcaacatcttctttcttcATATCAGGCATAGCAAGCATTTCACCAAGTGTGCTCAAACTTCTTCGCACTGGCACCTTTTCCTGGGTTATCTCACTGGATGGAACAATTGCCCATCTGTCAGAAGTATATTTCTTAGCCTCCCTAGTCACATGTGACTCCGGGGAACAAGAAGCATGGCTCAAAGATGAGCCAAAGTAAGGATTGCTAAACCGGTAGATGTAATCCCAAGAATGGTGTGATGTTGGAGTTCCGATATTCGAGTCACATAAGCTAGTGCCCTCATCTTCAGCATATTGATCATATGGTCTACCTGCGCTAAAAGTATTTGACTGTATGCAACCTTGCAAAGATTCATAGTGGCGTCGACGCATTCCGTGCATTGGCCAATCTATCTCATCACTCAAATGCCTTGATACAGCAGGTGCTTCAGAATCATCCAGATCGGCATGATAACATTGCTCAAATTGCTCCATAGAAGCAATCATCGAGGTAGGTTTCAAGACCACTATCCGGGTGTGTTTCGGAAGTCTTTCAACTTTCAAATGAGCAGCATCAGACTTGTGATTATTGTTCCTTTCTGCTCTGTTCCCATCAAGTGCATGGTTTTTTTGCCTTTTAATTTCTTTGTCACCCTTTGTGTCCACTGGTTTCGAGGGCTTCAACACAGTAATGCGTTTTCTCTGAGGTGATGTTGGTGCAGCATGAAGTTCTCCAGATTGCTTTGCAAAGAGCGAGTTCGGTTCTTCAAGAAATTTGAGAAACAAATCTTTGTTTGAATTCAGGACTTCAAGAGCATCATGAAATTCCTTTGACTGGAGGAGATTATCATGTGATGCTAGCCGCTTTGCTTCAACAAATTTCTGCCGGACAAGATCCATCCTTCGCTTGTCATGATCTTCATATGGCCTCCTTGGAGATTCACTGCTCAGATATTCACCTCTTGGTGGCTGGTATCCAACTTCATAGACATCCTTGTACTCCACCTCTTCCATTGAACTTGCACGTTTTCCGACTGGAATTTGGTTGTTAGCTCTTGCCAATGTAGCAGACAAATGGCCATCCGGAAAACCCCTCCTGTTAGAAGGTGGATGCTTAGGAAGATCCACATTGCCATCAAGCCCCATCAGCCTTGCCACAACATTAGTTGTCTTCTGACTCGTGTCACCCTCCTTAGCCATTTCCTGAGCTATCAGCATTTTCATTGGCGTACCACTTGATCTATCCGACGAGCTCCTCCTTGTGTAGCCAGTCACCTGCCAACATGGATCATGTTGTGATCAGCAGGTGGACAACATTTGACAGACAGCACTGACAGGCGCATGGTCGATAAAAGCCAGCAACAGTAGAACAAAAATTACACTTACTGTCTTTGATCCGTTGTACTCCTTCCGTTCTGATTGAGTTCCTCTCACCGGAGAGCCTGTCAGGAGAAGGTAAGATCCATAATTAGGACGTTCATATCTCCCTATATCTCCATAACTGAAGAATTATCACGGGGCTAATCATATGGGCAACTGCTGGAAATTGTGACTCAGTTCGGCGGTTGCATAATAATACCATCTCTGGAGGCGACCTTGGCACTGGATCCAACGCTCAAATCAAAGAGGTTGATCATTCTTTATTCCCTCAATCCACCACCCCGGAAACAGCTGCAACGAAAATTGCCTCCACTAAATCATGGCAAATGCCTGAGGAATAAACGTGTCAACAAGTTAACACTCAAACCAAAGAACAGAGTGGCTTGAAAGCGGAAGGGGAAATTGAAATGGCCATCAAAACAGAGAGGGTGGGATTGAACAGGAACGAGCTGAGCAGAGTGGATGCAGAAGAGAATTTGAAAGGCATCGACGCCCGTGAAGCGGCCCAAGCATAAAGCGGAGTAATTTTACCGCAGAAAGTGTACAAACGGGTGCCAGGATGGCAAGATCTCACCCCCTCTCGCGCCAATTCGCCCCAATTCCGCACGGAGGAGCCCCGAACCACAATCCCATGCGGAAGCAACACAACTCAGCGAACAACGCAGCCAAATCGAATCAAACGTCCCTAGGAAGGGCGAGAGGAAAGAggccaagaaaaaggaaaaccaaaaaGGCTAAAAGGCACGGCACGCACCTGTCCGAGAATGCGGGGGCGGTGAGGATGataacggcggcggcggcgcccggtcACCGGCAGCCGCAGACCCCCCCACCGGCGCTGTAGCGGGAGGTGGGGTGGGGAGAGCGAGACGTGGGGTGGGTGGGGTGCGCGCGGGGTGCGGTTATATGTTACTTAAGCGACAAATTTTCTTATTATCATATCACCTGAATCAGTCCAGTAGACATCCAATTCATGTAAAACAGTCTGTCCACTCTACTGTAAATGATCAGACCAGTGTACTCGGCTGTAAATGATCAGACCGGTGTACTCGGCTGATTCGCCTAGAAGTAAGCCCTCCTCTGCGGCCTCCACCTTGTGGAGTTTGGCTCTGTTGTCCGACGACAATTGGGAagcggcttcggcggcggtgACGAACGGATCTTTGTAGGCTTCGAGGAAGATGAATAGGAGTtttggacttctttgtaatttttattttctttggaGTCCTGTTTGTGAAAGGGTCGGTGTAATGCGCTAAGATCaatatatttttcttctaaaaaaacACAATGAAAGCGACAtgttagaaaagaaaaaaatataaatccatatgacaaaaattaaaataaaatattaatCTCAAATTGAGTATCTAAATTAGATTGCGATTTTACAATAAGGGTCTTTAAATAAAGAACACACTTAACTACTCCTATGTCtaaaatattttctaaaaaatatttctttttaatACAGGATAATCACCGTTCATCATGGATACGATACGAACGATGTGCAGGTGGCTGTTTAAACGGGGGTAACGTAAAATCTCCAAGCGCATTCGTATTGAACGATGGCGTCGCGTCGCTGTAGCTTAGCTAGGCAGCCCCCAGCAACGTGTGGATTTCGAGCACGTCTGACGGTGACTGGTGAGGGACGCAGGTACCGTCAAAATGTACTTGGAAACCACAACGAACTGAATTTCCATGCGCCACAAAAAGGAAACACACAGCTAACGCTAAGGCCTCACACTTGGAAGGAAGGAAGTGCATGAAAATTCATCCAAATATCACGAGAGTGTGTGATGATCAGTGAGCAGTGAAATCTCATCGACGACCGTCAGGTGCGTCTGCCGTGAGGAGTTGCATTGCGTTGCGTGGGAGGTTTGTTAGCGATGTGGAATGGATCACCTGTCTCCATCATAAGCAAAACGCAATTGGCGTGTTGTCCGTTTGCGTTAGCATCTAGCAAGGCATGCCACTTTCGCTAAACAAAGCGCCTTCCTTTGGCCTTACGCGAGAGGCAATTGCATTTTCTTCTTCTGTATATACACACAGGTGCGCAGCATGCATGAACGCTGCATGGGACGAGCATCACAAGATCGGGAATATCCTGACGGTGACCGAACGCTGCTTACTGTAGACTCGTCTTCACATCGCATGACCTCCTCGCTGCaactgaaaaaaaatcaaatgaaaTTCTGAACACTGCACAGCGAATAGCTCCATGGAGGAGAGACGAGGGGCGATGATGATTCTGCAACGCTAGAACAGTGCGTCGTTTTGCTGCGGGCTTGCTGTTGCGGGCAGCGCTGCCGCACGCGGCCGATGCGTTCGAATTGGCTGCTGCCCCTGCCCCTCTGCAATTTTCCTGTGGTGGTGTTGGGTGCTGCCGTGCTGGCCTGCCGCCTGCCCGCCCGCTACAGAGACGGGGTGGCGGTGCCTTTTCGCCTGCGTCGTCTACCGCTGGGCCTCTTCTGTGTTTGCTCCGTGCCGTCGTTGCAGCGAGACAAAGAAACCAATGTtgcaatctcaaaaaaaaaaagagagaaagcaaTGTTGCAGAAACACCACGACCCCGCCCCGGCTGCACCGCTGCAGACCGCAGATCCGGAGGCCAGAGCCATATTTTTGCAGAGTGCCCCAGTGCTCCACGAGAGATTGGCAACAATCAATCCCTACAGCTTATCGTATTATGCCACACCTTAAAAATCTATGCAAACTAAGCAACTTCGCAAGTAAAACCATTAGTCCGCAGTACACCAGAATTCACCCTTTCCGCAGACACCAGTAAAGAGTTCTGTACAATGATTGAAAGTTGAAACACGTACACTGCAAGGGGCAAGAGTTATATCCGATCGCCAAAAGGCAATGAAGTTACACACCGCCTACATTGCATGGTCCTAACTCTAGCAGGTCTAGGGCACTCCTCGACACCATAGGAGTAACATGTACAGATCACTGGGATCTACAACGGCATGCACTGTCACAACTAAGAGCAACAACATTTGTTACCCAACATCAGCAACGTTCCACAACCAAGGCCTACACACTAGCAGAGCAGCATGAGAATTGAGTATCATTTGCCTTTTCGCTTCTTCTGGAATCCAACGCAACTTGGACAATACCACTTTCCCTTGGGCAGCTCCTTCACCCCCACACAGCCAATGTGATACCACTCGATCTTGCACTGCCAAATGGATATGAATGTGAATATGTGATACAAACCAAGTCTGACATGAAAATGAATCGCAAACAAACGGGAGTACATCAGTGAAACAAAGGAGGTGTTACATACATTAGGATTGTCGCATGCGACCATATCACCATAGCTGACTTGGTTGCAGAAGCAGTATGTCGGTTCATTAGGATCCACAGGCAATTCTAAATCAATAGCCGGTGCTGGTGGCTCAGTGGGTACCTTAGCCCTGAAATGAGAGTTGGTCTGTTAAACTGAGAAACCATTGCTGAATTGAACTTACTCAAGATGCAGAACATACTTCTTACGACCCCCTCTGCCTCTTTCGCCAGATCTTCCAGTTTTTGGAGTAGCATCAGCAGTTGATGCTCCAGCACTTGCAGCtggagtagcagcagcagcagtaacagcaacagctgctgctgcctcctTTTCTATTATTCAGACCACATGGTATAGCGGTAATCAGTAATTTCTTTCTAAAAAGGTAATTGACAAGTCATGTAACTCAAAAGGGCGAACGTAAAGAACACAAAATTCGAAAATAACCAGTGTTATGCAACAGGTAATCCATACCCTGTCGAATTTTTTCAAGCTTCCTCAAAAATTGATCTAGCTGTTGGATATGAGCATCAACCTATAGATCAGCACAATCAAAATCCGCACATTCACAATTTAGGAACATCGCAGAGGTGTCATGAGACATGTTTATGCAGCAGAACCTAGCAAAGCATAAACTAGTAATGTAAAATTAttgacaacaacaacaacaacaacaacaacatagccttttttcccaagcaagttggggtaggctagagatgaaacccgaaagaaataagttcaaggttcaggcacattgatagctagtctccaagcgctcctatccaaagctatctctttagagatgttccaatccttaaggtctctcttaaccgactcatcccacgtcagtttaggtctacctctacccctctttacattatcgactagctcgaggatcccattacgcaccggcgcctcaggaggccttcgttggacatgtccaaaccatctcagctgatgctgagtaagtttctcctcaattggtgccaccccgaccctatcccgaataacttcgttccggactctatccctccttgtgtgcccgcaaaaccaccgcaacatccgcatctctgctacactcagttgctgcacatgtcgtttttttgtaggccaacattcagcaccgtataatatcgccggacgaattgctgtcctatagaatttgccttttagcttttgtggcaccctcttgtcacaaaggatgccagaagcttgccgccatttcaaccagccagctgaaattctatgcctaacatcttcatcaatgtcgcaatccttttgtaacaccgatcctaaataccgaaacgtatccttctggaccaccacttgcccatctagactaacgtctcccccctcatgcctagtcgcgctgaaatcgcacatcatgtactcggtcttggtcctactaagtctgaagcctttcgactctaacgtgcgtctccacagctctaacttcctattaacccctgccctactctcgtcaactagcaccacatcatcagcaaagagcatacaccaagggatctcaccttgtatatcccttgtgatctcatccatcactaaagcaaataaataagggctcaaagctgacccctggtgtaggcctatgttaataggaaagtcagtggtgttgccatcacatgtccggacaaacgtcgtcgcatctttgtacatatccttaatgagggtaatgtatttggttgggactttgtgcttctccaaagcccaccacatgacatttctcggtactttgtcatatgccttctcaaggtcaatgaagaccatatgcaagtccttcttctgctccctatatctctccatcaattgtcgtattaggaaaatcgcctccatggttgaccttccaggcatgaaaccaaattgattttgggtcacacttgtccctcttcttaggcgatgctcgatgaccctctcccaaagcttcatcgtatggctcatcagcttaatcccacggtagttagtacaactttgaacatcgctcttgtttttgaagataggtactaatatacttctcctccattcttccggcatcttgtttgaccgaaaaatgagattaaaaagcttagttaaccaaactattgctctatctcctaggcatgtccacacctcaatgggaatacaATCAGGACCCAAcgctttacctctcttcatcctcttcaaagcctccccgatctctacctcctgaattctcctcacaaaacgtctgttggtatcgtcaaaagagtcatctaactcaagggtagggctctcactctccccattaaacaacttgtcgaagtactctctccatctatccatgatctcatcatccttcactagcagtcgatctgtcccatccttaatgcatttgatttggttgatgtcccttgtcttccgctcgcggatcctagccatcctataaatgtccttttccccttctttcgtgcctagccgctgatacaggtcatcatacgccttaccttttgctacactcacagctcgctttgcaaccctcttcgctaatttatagccctcgatgttggctgcactcttgtcaagatggagacgcttgaaacactccttcttctccttaatagccctttgcacctcgtcgttccaccaccaggtgtctttcccctcctgtttgcctcccttactcacgccaaacacctctgaggccaccttccgaacacatgttgccatctttagccacatgtcatctgcgtcttctccttcttcccaaggcccctcacctagcatcatttccttaaacgcttgtgccgcttcccctctaagcttccaccactttgttctcgcaatcttggtacatttgtcccggtggacacgtacccgaagacgaaagtccgccaccacaagcttgtgttgagggacaacacactccccaggtatcaccttacaatctaagcaatcacgtctatcctccctcctagtaaggataaagtcgatctggctcgagtgttgtccactacgaaacgtcacaagatgggattccctcttcttaaacacggtattcgctatcaacaagtcgtaggctaacgcgaagttcaacacatcctccccctcttgactcctgctaccatacccaaaacccccgtgcactcgctcgaaccctac
This window contains:
- the LOC120690744 gene encoding PHD finger protein ING1-like, which translates into the protein MGFLEDFQASVESLPSMLHRNYSLMRELDKSLQGVQLENEQRCQQEIEDIKHGLESGSITYDPAKLKFSEEAIEEQKHCVRIADEKVALATQTYDLVDAHIQQLDQFLRKLEKIRQEKEAAAAVAVTAAAATPAASAGASTADATPKTGRSGERGRGGRKKAKVPTEPPAPAIDLELPVDPNEPTYCFCNQVSYGDMVACDNPNCKIEWYHIGCVGVKELPKGKWYCPSCVGFQKKRKGK
- the LOC120687826 gene encoding uncharacterized protein LOC120687826 — its product is MINLFDLSVGSSAKVASRDGSPVRGTQSERKEYNGSKTVTGYTRRSSSDRSSGTPMKMLIAQEMAKEGDTSQKTTNVVARLMGLDGNVDLPKHPPSNRRGFPDGHLSATLARANNQIPVGKRASSMEEVEYKDVYEVGYQPPRGEYLSSESPRRPYEDHDKRRMDLVRQKFVEAKRLASHDNLLQSKEFHDALEVLNSNKDLFLKFLEEPNSLFAKQSGELHAAPTSPQRKRITVLKPSKPVDTKGDKEIKRQKNHALDGNRAERNNNHKSDAAHLKVERLPKHTRIVVLKPTSMIASMEQFEQCYHADLDDSEAPAVSRHLSDEIDWPMHGMRRRHYESLQGCIQSNTFSAGRPYDQYAEDEGTSLCDSNIGTPTSHHSWDYIYRFSNPYFGSSLSHASCSPESHVTREAKKYTSDRWAIVPSSEITQEKVPVRRSLSTLGEMLAMPDMKKEDVADQASPDVTRQLCSNEPTVGVSSNCVVDDGEGESSLRKISRSRSVPVSSLAFDSLRLDGRCSDAQHKESTVTKEVKPKNGKSSLKGKISSFFSKRKKAEKVKVSPTPVGTPNNQVLSASTAEIDKSDVPEHVCTTLQDGVALGYLEERFENELTVVPVDELEAPSTSKSLVSLEKALSFEIHNSHFDQPSPTSVLDAQFEDVNEKSPVSSESEITVKQEPLSRSLPIGSIARTLSWDDASQEAPLCCAQDDSHDREQYEFVEKILTSAGFCNEKAKDIFVRWHSLDCPLDPVVFDQLLERKVEDAKCRERRSNQRLLIDSVNAALLDIGQSKLWGAYPCTARYSNAPRVATCDVLVTDEAWRLIKSWLLDDENDIAGLGDHAGLAADWVVGKEIHGKGWSEMLRLEVDEISKEICGDVLNKLVGEAFSELTDAGCH